From one Helicoverpa zea isolate HzStark_Cry1AcR chromosome 10, ilHelZeax1.1, whole genome shotgun sequence genomic stretch:
- the LOC124633786 gene encoding sodium-dependent transporter bedraggled isoform X3 — MYKLWKIITTKWSTKRSGYDLGHAIKMEVVNIGEGRYEQSENVPGSSIDSDASSSAFESNDSDHFSEDLDKTSEDGDLKEDLQKTIPECYKSDSNFSSHTTSITNDEEFQATALCQFMDILNDLDEVLDKSLLACLDDGTKNFDSDEEDLICKIKECIGEAQGESDRSEAQSSIDDNTQVITCSNVRASAPPMETAYDITPSISERSNLTSLGRSKSFSELTDNDRQALVSSLERASTTNEALRNSMRRLDPIVLPAITAESSCEPLTLPVILFLEHNINMRPTSAPIQLQVTAANLSSDGASGPLIVGRRALLMNRTLSLPSPGESDVTAGDWTGRNTARSTARSTSASSSSTESLNVAPIIQNASSATEERNEETEEPPFGVWPHRMSAMLACLSCTVGIFNISRFAIFSVHFGASFIIQFFILSFLIGIPLFTLHLCLGQVLESGPVDMWRISPIFQGVGVSLLITQAVIGMYSIIGLSWIFVFFRDSFITSNDRYKWALPHEFNFEDAVAKNGTYKIQETLPQYFHGEVLQRNLGSNSSYFGTIKFQVAFNLAVVWMIVFVALSKGLRSYGKAVYMLIFLPICGTLVLCTKLLTLIPYDTVVNIFSETEWSEFFINSNSWAAAAQETFLTWGLLGACIMQLTSHKNAKNKTNVILQKESACIVAFTFAVLLLGSFLANTCVQILKNYGYVYIPGSFETVKSTQFLWPITEPMPGNVVSTPVRYMGHYGSLVGVTVWKTGNTARTLSGWQPLQLATQIVPATLAVLPANLLSPAWAVIFYFIIIMFGIAQQLAIWHCVITGIMAINAEALKVWETTITFLSCVFGLAMGLLLSTDAGIRIVHFMDYVWVGSWWQCVVQVALATGVFVVRGRPYSPDVVVAALYSSRSRLSATLAALLSFTWTVVLPVLLCAICVMDFRVGQQKQMYSWRKPVGYWPVWSRQVAVFMQQGALLLVPIAAFIQTWRYMNKGPPDILDNHNGPFRIIACRRHDTASNNRQRDR; from the exons ATGTACAAGCTGTGGAAAATCATCACTACAAAAT GGTCAACAAAGCGCTCTGGCTATGACTTAGGCCATGCGATAAAAATGGAAGTAGTTAATATAGGCGAAGGTCGGTACGAACAAAGTGAAAATGTCCCAGGAAGTAGTATCGACAGCGACGCCTCCAGCAGCGCGTTTGAGAGCAATGACAGCGACCACTTTAGCGAAGACTTGGACAAGACGTCAGAAGATGGTGACCTGAAAGAGGACCTACAAAAGACAATACCAGAATGTTACAAATCAGACTCGAACTTCTCATCACATACAACAAGCATCACAAACGACGAAGAGTTTCAGGCGACAGCGCTATGCCAATTCATGGATATATTGAATGATTTGGATGAAGTTTTAGATAAGTCTTTACTGGCGTGTCTTGACGATGGAACGAAAAATTTCGACAGCGACGAAGAGGATCTCATTTGTAAAATTAAGGAATGCATTGGGGAGGCTCAAGGAGAATCGGATCGTTCGGAAGCACAGAGTTCTATTGACGACAATACTCAAGTAATCACATGTTCCAATGTCCGTGCGTCAGCACCGCCTATGGAAACCGCCTATGACATCACACCAAGTATTTCCGAGAGGTCAAATCTCACAAGCCTAGGTCGGTCGAAGAGTTTTTCAGAACTCACTGACAATGATAGGCAAGCTTTAGTTTCATCATTAGAGAGAGCAAGTACGACAAACGAAGCATTACGAAACTCGATGAGGAGATTAGATCCTATTGTTCTACCAGCGATAACTGCAGAGTCGTCTTGCGAGCCTCTAACGTTGCCGGTGATACTTTTTTTGGAGCATAATATTAACATGCGGCCGACGAGTGCTCCGATACAGTTGCAAGTGACGGCAGCGAATCTGAGTAGTGATGGTGCTTCAGGGCCTCTGATTGTGGGGCGCCGTGCCTTACTGATGAACCGGACGCTCTCGCTCCCGTCGCCCGGGGAGAGTGACGTCACAGCCGGGGACTGGACCGGACGAAATACTGCTAGGAGTACAGCAAGGAGCACTAGTGCGTCCAGTTCTTCTACAGAATCCTTAAACGTTGCTCCTATCATTCAAAATGCTTCAAGTGCCACTGAGGAGAG AAACGAAGAGACTGAAGAACCTCCTTTTGGAGTGTGGCCACATCGTATGAGTGCCATGCTGGCGTGCCTCAGTTGTACCGTGGGAATATTTAATATATCTAGATTTGCCATATTCAGTGTTCATTTCGGAG CAAGCTTCATAATACAGTTTTTTATACTGTCTTTTTTAATTGGAATACCGTTGTTTACGTTGCATTTATGTTTGGGCCAAGTGTTGGAGTCTGGGCCAGTGGACATGTGGCGCATATCGCCGATATTCCAAGGCGTAGGCGTATCGTTGCTCATTACTCAAGCCGTGATTGGCATGTACAGCATAATCGGACTGTCTTGGatatttgttttctttagaGACTCTTTTATAACGTCCAACGACAGATACAAATGGGCACTACCGCACGAATTCAATTTTGAAG atGCAGTTGCAAAGAATGGTACTTATAAAATACAGGAAACTCTGCCTCAATATTTTCATGGCGAGGTTTTACAAAGGAATTTGGGGTCCAATAGTTCGTATTTCGGCACAATAAAGTTTCAAGTAGCTTTCAATTTAGCTGTAGTGTGGATGATAGTGTTCGTCGCGCTGAGCAAAGGATTGAGGTCTTACGGCAAG GCTGTATACATGCTGATATTTCTGCCGATCTGCGGTACATTAGTGCTCTGTACCAAATTACTGACTCTAATACCGTACGACACCGTCGTCAATATATTCTCCGAGACTGAATGGAGCGAATTCTTCATAAATAGTaat agTTGGGCAGCGGCTGCCCAAGAAACTTTTCTAACTTGGGGCCTCCTTGGTGCCTGTATAATGCAGCTTACTTCACACAAAAACGCCAAAAATAAGACTAATGTAATACTGCAGAAGGAAAGTGCGTGTATAGTGGCATTTACATTCGCCGTGTTGTTATTGGGATCGTTTTTGGCCAACACTTGCGTGCAAATATTGAAGAATTATGGCTACGTTTATATACCTGGTAGTTTCG aaaCGGTTAAATCAACTCAATTCTTGTGGCCAATAACTGAACCCATGCCTGGTAACGTGGTCTCAACTCCAGTTCGCTACATGGGCCATTACGGCAGTTTAGTGGGAGTTACAGTATGGAAGACTGGCAACACCGCCCGCACGCTCAGCGGGTGGCAACCCTTGCAGTTGGCAACACAGATCGTGCCCGCTACTCTTGCTGTACTACCCGCTAATTTG TTGTCCCCAGCATGGGCGGTGATATTCTACTTCATCATAATAATGTTCGGCATAGCTCAACAGCTCGCGATATGGCACTGCGTAATCACCGGTATTATGGCGATTAACGCCGAAGCGCTCAAAGTCTGGGAGACTACTATTACGTTTTTGAGCTGCGTTTTTGGGCTTGCTATGGGACTGCTGCTAAGTACTGAT GCTGGTATCCGCATAGTGCACTTCATGGACTACGTATGGGTGGGGTCGTGGTGGCAGTGCGTGGTACAAGTAGCTCTAGCGACCGGCGTGTTCGTGGTACGCGGGCGGCCCTACTCGCCCGACGTGGTGGTGGCAGCGCTGTACTCCTCGCGTAGCAGGCTGTCCGCTACGCTAGCCGCGCTGCTCAGCTTCACTTGGACCGTGGTGCTGCCGGTGCTCTTGTGT GCAATTTGCGTAATGGATTTCCGAGTGGGCCAGCAGAAACAGATGTATAGTTGGAGAAAACCTGTCGG CTATTGGCCAGTATGGAGTCGTCAAGTAGCAGTGTTTATGCAACAGGGAGCATTACTCCTAGTGCCTATCGCTGCTTTCATACAAACATGGCGCTACATGAACAAGGGACCTCCTGATATACTCGAT AATCACAACGGCCCGTTCAGAATTATCGCCTGCAGAAGACACGACACAGCTTCCAATAACCGTCAGCGAGACCGTTGA
- the LOC124633786 gene encoding sodium-dependent transporter bedraggled isoform X1, producing the protein MYKLWKIITTKWSTKRSGYDLGHAIKMEVVNIGEGRYEQSENVPGSSIDSDASSSAFESNDSDHFSEDLDKTSEDGDLKEDLQKTIPECYKSDSNFSSHTTSITNDEEFQATALCQFMDILNDLDEVLDKSLLACLDDGTKNFDSDEEDLICKIKECIGEAQGESDRSEAQSSIDDNTQVITCSNVRASAPPMETAYDITPSISERSNLTSLGRSKSFSELTDNDRQALVSSLERASTTNEALRNSMRRLDPIVLPAITAESSCEPLTLPVILFLEHNINMRPTSAPIQLQVTAANLSSDGASGPLIVGRRALLMNRTLSLPSPGESDVTAGDWTGRNTARSTARSTSASSSSTESLNVAPIIQNASSATEERNEETEEPPFGVWPHRMSAMLACLSCTVGIFNISRFAIFSVHFGASFIIQFFILSFLIGIPLFTLHLCLGQVLESGPVDMWRISPIFQGVGVSLLITQAVIGMYSIIGLSWIFVFFRDSFITSNDRYKWALPHEFNFEDAVAKNGTYKIQETLPQYFHGEVLQRNLGSNSSYFGTIKFQVAFNLAVVWMIVFVALSKGLRSYGKAVYMLIFLPICGTLVLCTKLLTLIPYDTVVNIFSETEWSEFFINSNSWAAAAQETFLTWGLLGACIMQLTSHKNAKNKTNVILQKESACIVAFTFAVLLLGSFLANTCVQILKNYGYVYIPGSFETVKSTQFLWPITEPMPGNVVSTPVRYMGHYGSLVGVTVWKTGNTARTLSGWQPLQLATQIVPATLAVLPANLLSPAWAVIFYFIIIMFGIAQQLAIWHCVITGIMAINAEALKVWETTITFLSCVFGLAMGLLLSTDAGIRIVHFMDYVWVGSWWQCVVQVALATGVFVVRGRPYSPDVVVAALYSSRSRLSATLAALLSFTWTVVLPVLLCAICVMDFRVGQQKQMYSWRKPVGYWPVWSRQVAVFMQQGALLLVPIAAFIQTWRYMNKGPPDILDRIQNLYRPRMGGSNSPLPPGRAAPPPAPAPPDPPPKYTPPPSYSTATGARLLNTIRRSFRTLRRITTARSELSPAEDTTQLPITVSETVERDALVSLESQPPDYSGVFATPSITITDETDSRTSRPRSSTSRNSLSLTRDYLRRSFVRKSDSAKSIRSSLRRSFKYGGALTSSHEQLVRGAEPMSSTVAMSAVSTVHDSHSRASVI; encoded by the exons ATGTACAAGCTGTGGAAAATCATCACTACAAAAT GGTCAACAAAGCGCTCTGGCTATGACTTAGGCCATGCGATAAAAATGGAAGTAGTTAATATAGGCGAAGGTCGGTACGAACAAAGTGAAAATGTCCCAGGAAGTAGTATCGACAGCGACGCCTCCAGCAGCGCGTTTGAGAGCAATGACAGCGACCACTTTAGCGAAGACTTGGACAAGACGTCAGAAGATGGTGACCTGAAAGAGGACCTACAAAAGACAATACCAGAATGTTACAAATCAGACTCGAACTTCTCATCACATACAACAAGCATCACAAACGACGAAGAGTTTCAGGCGACAGCGCTATGCCAATTCATGGATATATTGAATGATTTGGATGAAGTTTTAGATAAGTCTTTACTGGCGTGTCTTGACGATGGAACGAAAAATTTCGACAGCGACGAAGAGGATCTCATTTGTAAAATTAAGGAATGCATTGGGGAGGCTCAAGGAGAATCGGATCGTTCGGAAGCACAGAGTTCTATTGACGACAATACTCAAGTAATCACATGTTCCAATGTCCGTGCGTCAGCACCGCCTATGGAAACCGCCTATGACATCACACCAAGTATTTCCGAGAGGTCAAATCTCACAAGCCTAGGTCGGTCGAAGAGTTTTTCAGAACTCACTGACAATGATAGGCAAGCTTTAGTTTCATCATTAGAGAGAGCAAGTACGACAAACGAAGCATTACGAAACTCGATGAGGAGATTAGATCCTATTGTTCTACCAGCGATAACTGCAGAGTCGTCTTGCGAGCCTCTAACGTTGCCGGTGATACTTTTTTTGGAGCATAATATTAACATGCGGCCGACGAGTGCTCCGATACAGTTGCAAGTGACGGCAGCGAATCTGAGTAGTGATGGTGCTTCAGGGCCTCTGATTGTGGGGCGCCGTGCCTTACTGATGAACCGGACGCTCTCGCTCCCGTCGCCCGGGGAGAGTGACGTCACAGCCGGGGACTGGACCGGACGAAATACTGCTAGGAGTACAGCAAGGAGCACTAGTGCGTCCAGTTCTTCTACAGAATCCTTAAACGTTGCTCCTATCATTCAAAATGCTTCAAGTGCCACTGAGGAGAG AAACGAAGAGACTGAAGAACCTCCTTTTGGAGTGTGGCCACATCGTATGAGTGCCATGCTGGCGTGCCTCAGTTGTACCGTGGGAATATTTAATATATCTAGATTTGCCATATTCAGTGTTCATTTCGGAG CAAGCTTCATAATACAGTTTTTTATACTGTCTTTTTTAATTGGAATACCGTTGTTTACGTTGCATTTATGTTTGGGCCAAGTGTTGGAGTCTGGGCCAGTGGACATGTGGCGCATATCGCCGATATTCCAAGGCGTAGGCGTATCGTTGCTCATTACTCAAGCCGTGATTGGCATGTACAGCATAATCGGACTGTCTTGGatatttgttttctttagaGACTCTTTTATAACGTCCAACGACAGATACAAATGGGCACTACCGCACGAATTCAATTTTGAAG atGCAGTTGCAAAGAATGGTACTTATAAAATACAGGAAACTCTGCCTCAATATTTTCATGGCGAGGTTTTACAAAGGAATTTGGGGTCCAATAGTTCGTATTTCGGCACAATAAAGTTTCAAGTAGCTTTCAATTTAGCTGTAGTGTGGATGATAGTGTTCGTCGCGCTGAGCAAAGGATTGAGGTCTTACGGCAAG GCTGTATACATGCTGATATTTCTGCCGATCTGCGGTACATTAGTGCTCTGTACCAAATTACTGACTCTAATACCGTACGACACCGTCGTCAATATATTCTCCGAGACTGAATGGAGCGAATTCTTCATAAATAGTaat agTTGGGCAGCGGCTGCCCAAGAAACTTTTCTAACTTGGGGCCTCCTTGGTGCCTGTATAATGCAGCTTACTTCACACAAAAACGCCAAAAATAAGACTAATGTAATACTGCAGAAGGAAAGTGCGTGTATAGTGGCATTTACATTCGCCGTGTTGTTATTGGGATCGTTTTTGGCCAACACTTGCGTGCAAATATTGAAGAATTATGGCTACGTTTATATACCTGGTAGTTTCG aaaCGGTTAAATCAACTCAATTCTTGTGGCCAATAACTGAACCCATGCCTGGTAACGTGGTCTCAACTCCAGTTCGCTACATGGGCCATTACGGCAGTTTAGTGGGAGTTACAGTATGGAAGACTGGCAACACCGCCCGCACGCTCAGCGGGTGGCAACCCTTGCAGTTGGCAACACAGATCGTGCCCGCTACTCTTGCTGTACTACCCGCTAATTTG TTGTCCCCAGCATGGGCGGTGATATTCTACTTCATCATAATAATGTTCGGCATAGCTCAACAGCTCGCGATATGGCACTGCGTAATCACCGGTATTATGGCGATTAACGCCGAAGCGCTCAAAGTCTGGGAGACTACTATTACGTTTTTGAGCTGCGTTTTTGGGCTTGCTATGGGACTGCTGCTAAGTACTGAT GCTGGTATCCGCATAGTGCACTTCATGGACTACGTATGGGTGGGGTCGTGGTGGCAGTGCGTGGTACAAGTAGCTCTAGCGACCGGCGTGTTCGTGGTACGCGGGCGGCCCTACTCGCCCGACGTGGTGGTGGCAGCGCTGTACTCCTCGCGTAGCAGGCTGTCCGCTACGCTAGCCGCGCTGCTCAGCTTCACTTGGACCGTGGTGCTGCCGGTGCTCTTGTGT GCAATTTGCGTAATGGATTTCCGAGTGGGCCAGCAGAAACAGATGTATAGTTGGAGAAAACCTGTCGG CTATTGGCCAGTATGGAGTCGTCAAGTAGCAGTGTTTATGCAACAGGGAGCATTACTCCTAGTGCCTATCGCTGCTTTCATACAAACATGGCGCTACATGAACAAGGGACCTCCTGATATACTCGAT CGCATTCAAAACCTCTACCGTCCTCGGATGGGCGGTTCGAACTCGCCCCTCCCACCAGGCCGCGCGGCCCCGCCCCCTGCGCCTGCGCCTCCCGACCCGCCGCCCAAGTACACCCCACCGCCTTCGTACTCTACTGCCACGGGAGCCAGGCTGCTCAATACTATACGTCGAAGCTTCAGGACTTTGCGAAG AATCACAACGGCCCGTTCAGAATTATCGCCTGCAGAAGACACGACACAGCTTCCAATAACCGTCAGCGAGACCGTTGAGCGCGATGCCTTAGTATCCCTCGAGTCCCAACCGCCTGACTACAGCGGCGTTTTCGCAACACCTTCTATAACCATCACCGACGAAACAGACTCCAGGACTTCACGACCAAGATCATCGACATCCCGAAACTCCTTATCCTTAACCAGAGACTACCTTCGAAGATCATTCGTACGTAAAAGTGACTCAGCAAAGAGTATCCGCTCTAGTTTGCGAAGGAGTTTCAAGTACGGCGGTGCCTTGACTAGTAGTCACGAACAGTTGGTGCGCGGCGCCGAACCTATGTCGAGTACTGTCGCGATGTCAGCAGTAAGTACAGTCCACGATTCTCATAGCCGCGCATCTGTCATATAA
- the LOC124633786 gene encoding sodium-dependent transporter bedraggled isoform X2 produces MEVVNIGEGRYEQSENVPGSSIDSDASSSAFESNDSDHFSEDLDKTSEDGDLKEDLQKTIPECYKSDSNFSSHTTSITNDEEFQATALCQFMDILNDLDEVLDKSLLACLDDGTKNFDSDEEDLICKIKECIGEAQGESDRSEAQSSIDDNTQVITCSNVRASAPPMETAYDITPSISERSNLTSLGRSKSFSELTDNDRQALVSSLERASTTNEALRNSMRRLDPIVLPAITAESSCEPLTLPVILFLEHNINMRPTSAPIQLQVTAANLSSDGASGPLIVGRRALLMNRTLSLPSPGESDVTAGDWTGRNTARSTARSTSASSSSTESLNVAPIIQNASSATEERNEETEEPPFGVWPHRMSAMLACLSCTVGIFNISRFAIFSVHFGASFIIQFFILSFLIGIPLFTLHLCLGQVLESGPVDMWRISPIFQGVGVSLLITQAVIGMYSIIGLSWIFVFFRDSFITSNDRYKWALPHEFNFEDAVAKNGTYKIQETLPQYFHGEVLQRNLGSNSSYFGTIKFQVAFNLAVVWMIVFVALSKGLRSYGKAVYMLIFLPICGTLVLCTKLLTLIPYDTVVNIFSETEWSEFFINSNSWAAAAQETFLTWGLLGACIMQLTSHKNAKNKTNVILQKESACIVAFTFAVLLLGSFLANTCVQILKNYGYVYIPGSFETVKSTQFLWPITEPMPGNVVSTPVRYMGHYGSLVGVTVWKTGNTARTLSGWQPLQLATQIVPATLAVLPANLLSPAWAVIFYFIIIMFGIAQQLAIWHCVITGIMAINAEALKVWETTITFLSCVFGLAMGLLLSTDAGIRIVHFMDYVWVGSWWQCVVQVALATGVFVVRGRPYSPDVVVAALYSSRSRLSATLAALLSFTWTVVLPVLLCAICVMDFRVGQQKQMYSWRKPVGYWPVWSRQVAVFMQQGALLLVPIAAFIQTWRYMNKGPPDILDRIQNLYRPRMGGSNSPLPPGRAAPPPAPAPPDPPPKYTPPPSYSTATGARLLNTIRRSFRTLRRITTARSELSPAEDTTQLPITVSETVERDALVSLESQPPDYSGVFATPSITITDETDSRTSRPRSSTSRNSLSLTRDYLRRSFVRKSDSAKSIRSSLRRSFKYGGALTSSHEQLVRGAEPMSSTVAMSAVSTVHDSHSRASVI; encoded by the exons ATGGAAGTAGTTAATATAGGCGAAGGTCGGTACGAACAAAGTGAAAATGTCCCAGGAAGTAGTATCGACAGCGACGCCTCCAGCAGCGCGTTTGAGAGCAATGACAGCGACCACTTTAGCGAAGACTTGGACAAGACGTCAGAAGATGGTGACCTGAAAGAGGACCTACAAAAGACAATACCAGAATGTTACAAATCAGACTCGAACTTCTCATCACATACAACAAGCATCACAAACGACGAAGAGTTTCAGGCGACAGCGCTATGCCAATTCATGGATATATTGAATGATTTGGATGAAGTTTTAGATAAGTCTTTACTGGCGTGTCTTGACGATGGAACGAAAAATTTCGACAGCGACGAAGAGGATCTCATTTGTAAAATTAAGGAATGCATTGGGGAGGCTCAAGGAGAATCGGATCGTTCGGAAGCACAGAGTTCTATTGACGACAATACTCAAGTAATCACATGTTCCAATGTCCGTGCGTCAGCACCGCCTATGGAAACCGCCTATGACATCACACCAAGTATTTCCGAGAGGTCAAATCTCACAAGCCTAGGTCGGTCGAAGAGTTTTTCAGAACTCACTGACAATGATAGGCAAGCTTTAGTTTCATCATTAGAGAGAGCAAGTACGACAAACGAAGCATTACGAAACTCGATGAGGAGATTAGATCCTATTGTTCTACCAGCGATAACTGCAGAGTCGTCTTGCGAGCCTCTAACGTTGCCGGTGATACTTTTTTTGGAGCATAATATTAACATGCGGCCGACGAGTGCTCCGATACAGTTGCAAGTGACGGCAGCGAATCTGAGTAGTGATGGTGCTTCAGGGCCTCTGATTGTGGGGCGCCGTGCCTTACTGATGAACCGGACGCTCTCGCTCCCGTCGCCCGGGGAGAGTGACGTCACAGCCGGGGACTGGACCGGACGAAATACTGCTAGGAGTACAGCAAGGAGCACTAGTGCGTCCAGTTCTTCTACAGAATCCTTAAACGTTGCTCCTATCATTCAAAATGCTTCAAGTGCCACTGAGGAGAG AAACGAAGAGACTGAAGAACCTCCTTTTGGAGTGTGGCCACATCGTATGAGTGCCATGCTGGCGTGCCTCAGTTGTACCGTGGGAATATTTAATATATCTAGATTTGCCATATTCAGTGTTCATTTCGGAG CAAGCTTCATAATACAGTTTTTTATACTGTCTTTTTTAATTGGAATACCGTTGTTTACGTTGCATTTATGTTTGGGCCAAGTGTTGGAGTCTGGGCCAGTGGACATGTGGCGCATATCGCCGATATTCCAAGGCGTAGGCGTATCGTTGCTCATTACTCAAGCCGTGATTGGCATGTACAGCATAATCGGACTGTCTTGGatatttgttttctttagaGACTCTTTTATAACGTCCAACGACAGATACAAATGGGCACTACCGCACGAATTCAATTTTGAAG atGCAGTTGCAAAGAATGGTACTTATAAAATACAGGAAACTCTGCCTCAATATTTTCATGGCGAGGTTTTACAAAGGAATTTGGGGTCCAATAGTTCGTATTTCGGCACAATAAAGTTTCAAGTAGCTTTCAATTTAGCTGTAGTGTGGATGATAGTGTTCGTCGCGCTGAGCAAAGGATTGAGGTCTTACGGCAAG GCTGTATACATGCTGATATTTCTGCCGATCTGCGGTACATTAGTGCTCTGTACCAAATTACTGACTCTAATACCGTACGACACCGTCGTCAATATATTCTCCGAGACTGAATGGAGCGAATTCTTCATAAATAGTaat agTTGGGCAGCGGCTGCCCAAGAAACTTTTCTAACTTGGGGCCTCCTTGGTGCCTGTATAATGCAGCTTACTTCACACAAAAACGCCAAAAATAAGACTAATGTAATACTGCAGAAGGAAAGTGCGTGTATAGTGGCATTTACATTCGCCGTGTTGTTATTGGGATCGTTTTTGGCCAACACTTGCGTGCAAATATTGAAGAATTATGGCTACGTTTATATACCTGGTAGTTTCG aaaCGGTTAAATCAACTCAATTCTTGTGGCCAATAACTGAACCCATGCCTGGTAACGTGGTCTCAACTCCAGTTCGCTACATGGGCCATTACGGCAGTTTAGTGGGAGTTACAGTATGGAAGACTGGCAACACCGCCCGCACGCTCAGCGGGTGGCAACCCTTGCAGTTGGCAACACAGATCGTGCCCGCTACTCTTGCTGTACTACCCGCTAATTTG TTGTCCCCAGCATGGGCGGTGATATTCTACTTCATCATAATAATGTTCGGCATAGCTCAACAGCTCGCGATATGGCACTGCGTAATCACCGGTATTATGGCGATTAACGCCGAAGCGCTCAAAGTCTGGGAGACTACTATTACGTTTTTGAGCTGCGTTTTTGGGCTTGCTATGGGACTGCTGCTAAGTACTGAT GCTGGTATCCGCATAGTGCACTTCATGGACTACGTATGGGTGGGGTCGTGGTGGCAGTGCGTGGTACAAGTAGCTCTAGCGACCGGCGTGTTCGTGGTACGCGGGCGGCCCTACTCGCCCGACGTGGTGGTGGCAGCGCTGTACTCCTCGCGTAGCAGGCTGTCCGCTACGCTAGCCGCGCTGCTCAGCTTCACTTGGACCGTGGTGCTGCCGGTGCTCTTGTGT GCAATTTGCGTAATGGATTTCCGAGTGGGCCAGCAGAAACAGATGTATAGTTGGAGAAAACCTGTCGG CTATTGGCCAGTATGGAGTCGTCAAGTAGCAGTGTTTATGCAACAGGGAGCATTACTCCTAGTGCCTATCGCTGCTTTCATACAAACATGGCGCTACATGAACAAGGGACCTCCTGATATACTCGAT CGCATTCAAAACCTCTACCGTCCTCGGATGGGCGGTTCGAACTCGCCCCTCCCACCAGGCCGCGCGGCCCCGCCCCCTGCGCCTGCGCCTCCCGACCCGCCGCCCAAGTACACCCCACCGCCTTCGTACTCTACTGCCACGGGAGCCAGGCTGCTCAATACTATACGTCGAAGCTTCAGGACTTTGCGAAG AATCACAACGGCCCGTTCAGAATTATCGCCTGCAGAAGACACGACACAGCTTCCAATAACCGTCAGCGAGACCGTTGAGCGCGATGCCTTAGTATCCCTCGAGTCCCAACCGCCTGACTACAGCGGCGTTTTCGCAACACCTTCTATAACCATCACCGACGAAACAGACTCCAGGACTTCACGACCAAGATCATCGACATCCCGAAACTCCTTATCCTTAACCAGAGACTACCTTCGAAGATCATTCGTACGTAAAAGTGACTCAGCAAAGAGTATCCGCTCTAGTTTGCGAAGGAGTTTCAAGTACGGCGGTGCCTTGACTAGTAGTCACGAACAGTTGGTGCGCGGCGCCGAACCTATGTCGAGTACTGTCGCGATGTCAGCAGTAAGTACAGTCCACGATTCTCATAGCCGCGCATCTGTCATATAA